The genomic stretch AACGGAGAAGTCCCATGAAAAAAGTAATGAGAATGTTTGTAGTCATGGCTGCTATGGCCATGATGCTTACCCTGTTTGCCTGTGGCGAAGCCCCGCAGGAAAAGAAAGCTGAGCCTGAAGCTGCTCCTCAGGTAGAGGAAAAGGCTGAAGCGACTGCTGAGAACGAAAAGATGAAAGTAGGTTTCGTCTACGTTTCTCCCGTCGGTGATGCCGGTTACTCCTATTCCCACGACCTCGGCCGTCAGGCTGTTGTTGAGCTTGGTTACGTTGATACCAAGTATGTTGAGTCCGTTCCTGAAGGTGCTGACTCCGAGCGCGTCATCCGCAACATGGCCCGCAAGGACTTCGATCTGATTTTCACCACCAGCTTCGGATACATGGACCCCACCATCAAGGTTGGTAAAGAGTTCCCCGAAATCGCATTCATGCATTGCTCCGGCTTCAAGAAGTCCGAGAACGTTTCCAACTACTTCGGTCGCATCTACCAGTCCCGTTACCTGACCGGTATGGTTGCTGGTGCCATGAGCAAGACCAACAAGCTCGGCTATGTTGCTGCTTTCCCGATTCCTGAAGTTATTCGCGGCATCAACGCCTACACCCTGGGTGCACGTTTGATGAACCCCGAGGTTGAAGTACGCGTTGTTTGGACCAAGACCTGGTACGATCCGGCTCTGGAAAAAGACGCTGCCAAGTCCCTTCTGGATGCAGGTTGCGACGTAATCGCCCAGCATCAGGATTCTCCGGCTCCGCAGGAAGCTGCTCAGGAAGCTGGCGTTTACTCTGTCGGTTACAACTCCGACATGTCCTC from Pseudodesulfovibrio profundus encodes the following:
- a CDS encoding BMP family ABC transporter substrate-binding protein translates to MKKVMRMFVVMAAMAMMLTLFACGEAPQEKKAEPEAAPQVEEKAEATAENEKMKVGFVYVSPVGDAGYSYSHDLGRQAVVELGYVDTKYVESVPEGADSERVIRNMARKDFDLIFTTSFGYMDPTIKVGKEFPEIAFMHCSGFKKSENVSNYFGRIYQSRYLTGMVAGAMSKTNKLGYVAAFPIPEVIRGINAYTLGARLMNPEVEVRVVWTKTWYDPALEKDAAKSLLDAGCDVIAQHQDSPAPQEAAQEAGVYSVGYNSDMSSFAPKAHLTSAVWNWGPAYIKTVEAVKNGTWQGNQSMWWSMADGVVDIAPMGPMVPEDVKTKVLAAKAELVAGNDTIFAGPIKNQKGEVAIPEGTVAADGDLLGMTWFVEGVVGTTE